One stretch of Thermodesulfobacteriota bacterium DNA includes these proteins:
- a CDS encoding ATP-binding protein: MAEKSGSKKRVDYKEIFDAFPESIIILDSKLTVLDMNDNAETTFRISRKKVRGKSSQKFIPVELEELANRALLEERAIFGDEINPSLRGGEKISIQAIASPIFSEKGNISGVILQIKDMAATKFLSRKSIQEISTSRFETLMLGLAHELKNPLSGIRGAAQLLAQETESEETVKCAEIITKEADRLRSLLDSLKQLEPFAEEVLEPIDIHDILMEIAYLESMSEKHNKIQYKQNYDITLPPISCDRNSLKQVFLNLIKNASQAVGEKGKVEVTTRWITEHKLKGQRAISVDIKDNGEGIEPDSLEKIFSPFYTTKKEGSGLGLFLAYQIIAKHGGAILVESEVGKGTTFKVYLPVRGK; encoded by the coding sequence ATGGCAGAGAAATCTGGCTCAAAAAAAAGGGTTGATTATAAAGAAATATTCGATGCATTCCCTGAAAGCATAATTATTCTCGACAGCAAATTAACAGTATTGGATATGAACGACAATGCTGAAACCACTTTTAGAATTTCAAGAAAAAAAGTGCGTGGAAAGAGCTCACAAAAGTTCATTCCTGTAGAGCTTGAGGAGCTGGCAAATAGAGCTTTATTAGAAGAAAGGGCAATATTTGGAGATGAAATAAACCCAAGCCTAAGAGGCGGTGAGAAAATTTCGATCCAAGCAATAGCGTCTCCTATTTTTAGTGAAAAAGGTAATATAAGCGGTGTAATATTGCAGATAAAAGACATGGCAGCAACAAAATTTCTCAGCAGAAAAAGTATTCAGGAAATATCTACTTCTAGGTTTGAAACCCTTATGCTTGGACTGGCTCACGAACTAAAAAATCCTCTTAGCGGAATAAGAGGAGCGGCACAGCTACTAGCGCAGGAAACAGAAAGTGAAGAGACAGTAAAATGTGCTGAGATTATTACAAAAGAAGCAGATAGATTAAGATCGCTTCTGGATTCACTTAAGCAACTTGAACCTTTTGCAGAGGAAGTTCTAGAGCCCATCGACATACACGATATTTTAATGGAAATTGCATACCTTGAGTCAATGTCGGAAAAGCACAATAAGATACAATATAAACAAAACTATGATATTACTCTTCCGCCTATAAGCTGTGATAGGAACTCACTTAAACAAGTTTTTTTAAATCTAATAAAAAACGCCTCACAAGCGGTTGGAGAAAAAGGAAAAGTAGAAGTTACCACCAGATGGATAACTGAGCACAAGTTAAAAGGACAAAGGGCAATTTCAGTAGATATCAAAGATAATGGGGAGGGTATTGAGCCCGATTCTCTGGAAAAAATCTTTAGTCCCTTTTATACTACTAAAAAGGAAGGATCTGGATTGGGGCTCTTTCTTGCATATCAAATAATTGCAAAACACGGAGGAGCAATACTGGTTGAAAGCGAGGTCGGCAAAGGCACTACTTTTAAGGTATACCTGCCTGTTAGAGGCAAGTAA
- a CDS encoding ACT domain-containing protein, whose product GLEAGVYPALVRKGTQLADVSGAFNAIYVVGDAVGPTMLYGMGAGMMPTASAVVSDIIQVAKHLSLGNNHPSAPRPYGSNGGSELIKMSETSSKYYLRFQAADIPGILGNITSCLGKNNISIESVIQKSRHLGGGDVPVVIMTHEAQEKDLLSALKQIGRFKAITGKTSIIRIEEL is encoded by the coding sequence AAGGACTTGAAGCAGGTGTTTACCCTGCACTGGTTAGAAAGGGCACTCAGCTTGCAGATGTCTCAGGAGCATTTAATGCAATTTATGTTGTCGGGGATGCGGTTGGTCCAACAATGCTATACGGCATGGGTGCGGGTATGATGCCAACAGCCAGCGCAGTAGTTAGCGATATAATACAAGTGGCAAAACACCTTAGTCTTGGAAACAATCACCCCTCAGCTCCGAGACCTTACGGAAGCAATGGAGGCAGTGAGCTTATAAAAATGAGCGAGACTAGCTCAAAATACTATCTAAGATTCCAAGCTGCAGACATTCCTGGAATACTCGGCAATATTACAAGCTGTCTTGGCAAAAACAATATAAGCATAGAGTCCGTTATTCAAAAAAGCAGACACCTCGGAGGTGGCGATGTGCCGGTTGTTATTATGACGCACGAAGCTCAAGAAAAAGATCTTCTCAGCGCACTTAAACAAATCGGAAGATTTAAAGCCATAACCGGAAAAACCAGTATTATAAGAATAGAAGAGCTTTAG